A genomic window from Leptolyngbya sp. BL0902 includes:
- a CDS encoding Npun_F5560 family protein, which produces MAQSPYTDMNEQQAEVARLTAELEIRDQLVQQLSQELFRLVKGNAGFMPSPEVSEQHQAEVRALRDQLRGVEKQIDFYQGELEERDAEVLQLRQTVQELTDRSRMLEQVVQELPTVYRQKFSERLTPVKQRVAELQRENRQLQAELQSVTYRLAMRTRRSQRLELPSLSAEGTLEGGIALPSFGSA; this is translated from the coding sequence GTGGCGCAGTCTCCGTACACCGATATGAATGAACAACAGGCCGAAGTGGCGCGCCTGACCGCCGAGCTAGAGATTCGCGATCAGCTCGTGCAGCAGCTTTCCCAAGAGCTTTTTCGGCTGGTGAAGGGAAATGCCGGGTTTATGCCCAGCCCAGAGGTTTCTGAACAACACCAGGCCGAGGTGCGTGCCCTGCGGGATCAACTGCGGGGGGTGGAAAAGCAAATTGACTTCTACCAAGGTGAACTGGAAGAACGGGATGCTGAGGTGCTGCAACTGCGCCAAACCGTCCAGGAGTTGACCGACCGCTCGCGGATGCTGGAGCAGGTGGTGCAAGAACTGCCGACGGTGTATCGCCAAAAATTCTCGGAACGCCTCACCCCTGTGAAGCAGCGGGTGGCTGAACTCCAGCGGGAAAACCGCCAGCTCCAGGCCGAGTTGCAGAGCGTCACCTATCGCCTCGCCATGCGCACCCGCCGCAGCCAGCGCCTAGAACTGCCCAGCCTCAGTGCCGAGGGCACCCTAGAGGGCGGCATTGCCCTACCCTCCTTCGGTAGCGCCTAG
- the hemC gene encoding hydroxymethylbilane synthase: protein MPSPASSAVSATPRTIRIVSRKSQLALIQTHWVRDELQRHFPEFQFEVVTMDTQGDKVLDVSLSKIGDKGLFTQELEDSMLRGDSDFAVHSLKDLPTRLPEGLMLGCITEREDPADAVVVHERHKDKTLATLPEGSVIGTSSLRRLAQLRHHYPHLAFKDIRGNLNTRLRKLDEGEYDGIILAAAGLHRMNMDDRIHELLPADISLHAVGQGALGIECRTGDEEILNLLGVLSHQPTTFRCLAERAFLRELEGGCQVPIGVNTVLDGDTLTLTGLVASLDGQQLIKDVVQGPADTAEALGTQLAQSLRGQGAQAILDEINAANRA from the coding sequence ATGCCATCCCCCGCCTCCTCCGCTGTTTCGGCTACCCCCCGCACCATCCGCATTGTGTCGCGCAAAAGCCAGTTGGCGCTGATTCAAACCCACTGGGTGCGCGATGAGCTTCAGCGGCACTTCCCCGAATTTCAGTTCGAGGTGGTGACGATGGACACCCAAGGGGACAAGGTGCTGGATGTCTCGCTGTCGAAGATTGGCGATAAGGGTCTGTTTACCCAAGAGCTAGAAGACTCGATGCTGCGGGGCGATAGCGACTTTGCCGTACATTCCCTCAAAGATTTGCCCACCCGCCTGCCCGAAGGCTTGATGCTGGGCTGCATCACCGAGCGGGAAGACCCCGCCGATGCCGTCGTCGTCCACGAACGCCACAAGGACAAAACCCTCGCCACCCTGCCGGAAGGATCGGTGATTGGCACCTCCTCCCTGCGCCGCTTGGCCCAACTGCGCCATCACTATCCCCACCTGGCCTTCAAAGATATTCGCGGCAACCTCAATACCCGTCTCCGCAAGCTGGATGAGGGCGAGTACGACGGCATCATTCTGGCGGCGGCAGGACTGCACCGGATGAATATGGATGACCGCATCCACGAGTTGCTCCCCGCCGACATTTCCCTCCACGCTGTCGGCCAGGGTGCCCTCGGCATCGAATGCCGCACAGGAGATGAGGAGATCCTGAACCTGCTGGGCGTTCTCTCCCACCAGCCCACCACCTTCCGCTGTCTGGCCGAGCGGGCCTTCCTGCGCGAACTGGAGGGCGGTTGCCAAGTGCCCATCGGCGTCAATACTGTCCTCGATGGCGACACCCTCACCCTCACGGGCCTGGTGGCCAGCTTGGACGGTCAGCAGTTGATTAAAGATGTTGTGCAAGGCCCCGCCGACACCGCCGAAGCCCTCGGTACCCAGCTTGCCCAAAGCCTTCGCGGCCAAGGTGCCCAGGCCATTCTGGACGAAATCAACGCCGCCAACCGCGCCTAG
- a CDS encoding CHASE2 domain-containing protein → MAKSSRLFSQLGHGLMISAAVFGAIALASQHPWIVRIEGYGQSVLWRLRGPIPPPSDVVILAIDEYSLSQGSIYAASPERYPHLAPIESWPWQRQAYAIAIDRLLEAGARAVAVDVLFLDPSIYGPADDAALEATLAKWGDQVVLAALYDVSPTDWGGFTTLLTPILQGADHQGLINVAPDPDGQVRLAPEVVLAQLRQQHDFVDTLPAFATATLQAAGDADPHWPSEQLFFYGPKGTIPTIPFANVLEPNNWGRYRHQFAGKLVILGPTAVSLQDIHRTPLDNAMPGPEIHAQTVAAMLEGRTLNPLLDDALLRGLLSGLLIGGLGLGLGYRFSQPLPRLLGFGAAITLWGATAYLLAMGPPGQLIPLAIPVACLGMGGMAYIATGAIGDRLEEQRLRRTLERYVSPAVAKEILNQPEDFTSLGVGQQTQAAVLFSDIRGFSRLSYQLGAQQTVQMLNTYFNDMVAAILAERGTIDKFIGDAIMAEFGAPTSQGAKQDALSAVRAALGMRVALADLRQRLRAEGLPPLFNGIGISYGSLMVGNVGSPQRLEYTAIGDTVNVASRIESLTKKVGTDLLITRPLYDLVQDEVIAIDHGEHFVAGREKEAVQVYGIISLRGDSEARDQTLYQQVQTDLQAHLAATPKGPPK, encoded by the coding sequence ATGGCGAAGTCAAGTCGGCTGTTTTCGCAGTTGGGCCACGGGCTGATGATCAGCGCGGCGGTGTTTGGGGCCATTGCCCTAGCCTCCCAGCATCCTTGGATTGTGCGGATCGAAGGCTACGGACAGTCGGTGCTGTGGCGGCTGCGGGGGCCAATTCCGCCGCCATCGGACGTGGTAATTTTGGCCATCGACGAATATTCCCTCAGTCAAGGCAGCATCTATGCCGCCAGCCCAGAGCGCTATCCCCACTTGGCCCCCATTGAATCTTGGCCCTGGCAGCGCCAAGCCTACGCCATCGCCATAGATCGCCTGCTGGAGGCCGGGGCGCGGGCGGTGGCGGTGGATGTGCTGTTCCTCGATCCCAGCATCTATGGCCCAGCGGATGATGCCGCCCTAGAAGCTACCCTGGCGAAGTGGGGCGATCAGGTGGTGCTGGCGGCCCTCTACGATGTCTCGCCGACGGACTGGGGCGGCTTTACTACCCTGCTCACTCCCATCCTCCAGGGGGCGGATCACCAGGGACTCATCAACGTTGCCCCCGACCCCGATGGCCAAGTGCGACTGGCCCCAGAGGTGGTCTTGGCCCAACTGCGCCAGCAGCATGATTTTGTAGACACGTTGCCCGCCTTCGCCACCGCCACCCTCCAGGCCGCTGGCGATGCCGATCCCCACTGGCCCAGCGAGCAACTCTTTTTCTACGGGCCGAAGGGCACCATCCCCACCATTCCCTTTGCCAATGTGCTGGAACCCAACAACTGGGGACGCTATCGCCATCAGTTTGCGGGCAAGCTGGTGATCCTTGGCCCCACCGCCGTTTCCCTGCAAGACATCCACCGCACCCCCCTAGATAACGCCATGCCGGGGCCGGAGATCCACGCCCAAACCGTGGCCGCCATGCTGGAGGGTCGCACCCTGAACCCGCTTCTCGATGACGCCCTCCTGCGGGGGCTGCTCTCCGGGCTGCTAATCGGTGGCCTGGGCCTAGGGTTGGGCTATCGGTTTAGTCAGCCGTTACCTCGGCTATTAGGATTCGGGGCCGCCATCACCCTCTGGGGGGCCACTGCCTACCTCCTAGCGATGGGGCCACCGGGGCAACTCATCCCCCTCGCCATTCCCGTCGCCTGCCTAGGCATGGGCGGCATGGCCTACATCGCCACCGGAGCCATTGGGGATCGACTGGAGGAACAACGCCTACGCCGCACCCTAGAGCGCTACGTTTCCCCGGCGGTGGCCAAGGAAATCCTCAACCAGCCGGAGGACTTCACCAGCCTGGGGGTGGGCCAACAAACCCAGGCGGCGGTGCTGTTTTCGGATATCCGAGGCTTCAGTCGCTTGTCCTACCAGCTCGGAGCCCAGCAAACCGTCCAAATGCTGAACACCTATTTCAATGACATGGTGGCCGCGATTTTGGCCGAACGGGGCACCATCGACAAATTCATTGGCGACGCCATCATGGCGGAATTTGGCGCACCCACCTCCCAAGGGGCCAAACAAGATGCCCTCAGTGCCGTCCGCGCCGCCCTAGGGATGCGCGTGGCCCTGGCGGATCTGCGTCAGCGGTTGCGGGCCGAAGGACTGCCGCCCCTGTTTAACGGCATTGGCATTAGCTACGGCAGCTTGATGGTCGGCAATGTGGGATCGCCCCAGCGGCTGGAATACACCGCCATCGGCGACACCGTTAACGTGGCCAGCCGCATCGAAAGCCTCACTAAGAAAGTGGGCACCGATTTGCTGATCACCCGCCCCCTGTATGACCTCGTGCAAGACGAGGTGATCGCCATTGACCACGGGGAGCATTTTGTGGCCGGACGGGAAAAGGAAGCCGTTCAGGTCTATGGCATCATCAGCCTGCGCGGCGACTCCGAAGCCCGCGATCAAACCCTCTACCAACAGGTACAAACGGATCTCCAGGCCCACCTCGCCGCCACCCCCAAAGGCCCACCAAAGTAA
- a CDS encoding Uma2 family endonuclease yields the protein MIALTLRPTLQLTDEVFERLCQQNPDLRLERTAQGELVAMAPAGSESGYRNADLLGQLWQWNRRQRLGFVFDSSTGFTLPNGAIRSPDAAWVENARWERLSPEQRRRFAPLCPDFVLELKSPSDEIATLQAKLEEYLANGAQLGWLVDPEQQRVYVYSPDQPMQDFHHPSTLSGDPVLPDFVMDFTLIWP from the coding sequence ATGATTGCCCTCACCCTGCGCCCCACCCTCCAACTGACCGATGAGGTGTTTGAGCGCCTCTGTCAGCAAAACCCCGATCTGCGCCTAGAGCGCACCGCCCAAGGAGAACTGGTTGCCATGGCCCCCGCCGGAAGTGAAAGTGGATACCGCAACGCCGACTTATTAGGCCAACTTTGGCAATGGAATCGACGGCAGCGCCTTGGGTTTGTGTTCGATTCTTCGACGGGCTTCACCCTGCCCAATGGCGCAATTCGGTCGCCCGATGCCGCCTGGGTGGAAAACGCCCGCTGGGAACGCCTTTCCCCAGAGCAACGCCGCCGCTTTGCCCCCCTTTGCCCCGACTTTGTGCTGGAACTCAAATCCCCCAGTGACGAAATCGCCACCCTGCAAGCCAAATTAGAGGAATATCTGGCCAATGGTGCCCAGTTAGGCTGGCTGGTTGACCCAGAACAACAGCGGGTCTACGTCTACAGCCCCGATCAACCCATGCAGGACTTCCATCATCCCAGCACCCTCTCCGGCGATCCGGTATTGCCCGATTTTGTGATGGACTTCACCCTGATTTGGCCATAA
- a CDS encoding fumarylacetoacetate hydrolase family protein, whose product MAQRYVRVQSHLGQLHYGLLHPDRRIQVLDAPPWLQGQPTEAELLPAQYTILAPCAPSKIVAVGQNYADHAAEMGTAPPAEPLLFLKPSTAVTSSGSTIYYPPQAQQVDYEGELALIIGERCAQVSLENAQTKIWGYTIANDVTARDLQQRDGQWTRSKGFDSFCPLGPWIVREISSAARIQTFLNDRPDPVQSASIEAMIFNPGQLVAYISDIMTLLPGDVILTGTPAGIGPLTPGDRVRVEIEGIGALENVVDTRVSLSN is encoded by the coding sequence ATGGCGCAGCGCTACGTTAGAGTTCAGTCCCACCTTGGGCAACTCCACTACGGATTGCTTCATCCAGATCGCCGTATACAGGTGTTGGATGCGCCACCCTGGCTCCAGGGACAACCCACCGAGGCCGAGCTCCTCCCCGCGCAGTACACCATTTTGGCTCCCTGTGCACCCTCCAAGATCGTGGCTGTCGGTCAAAACTATGCGGATCACGCCGCCGAAATGGGCACCGCGCCCCCCGCAGAGCCCCTGCTATTTCTCAAGCCCTCCACCGCCGTTACCTCCTCTGGCTCCACGATCTACTATCCACCCCAGGCCCAGCAGGTAGACTATGAGGGCGAACTCGCGCTGATCATCGGCGAACGCTGCGCCCAGGTCTCCCTAGAGAACGCCCAAACCAAAATTTGGGGCTACACCATCGCCAACGACGTCACCGCCCGCGATTTGCAGCAGCGCGATGGCCAATGGACTCGGTCAAAAGGCTTTGATTCCTTCTGCCCCCTCGGCCCCTGGATTGTGCGCGAAATTAGCTCGGCGGCCCGCATCCAGACCTTTTTGAACGACAGGCCCGACCCGGTGCAGTCTGCCTCCATTGAAGCCATGATTTTCAATCCCGGTCAGTTGGTGGCCTACATCAGCGACATCATGACGTTGCTTCCCGGCGATGTCATCCTCACGGGCACCCCCGCTGGCATTGGCCCCCTCACCCCAGGCGACCGGGTGCGGGTAGAAATTGAAGGCATCGGTGCCCTAGAAAACGTGGTCGATACCCGCGTCTCCCTGAGCAACTAG
- a CDS encoding NAD(P)/FAD-dependent oxidoreductase codes for MMQTFDWIVVGNGLVGAAASYELARQGLSVLLVDQRLDPDSATRYSYGGIPYWSGTSALTRTLCQEGIAKHRQLSEELGANTQFRELDLLLTVAPEDDPQVLAAHYAQFAVPPQFISRAEAQEREPLLTGPAVAGAFTVRHGHVSPVAVVAAYNQAFHRLGGTRLIAQVTGLVRVQDRVTGLLTTEQAYPAHRVLVASGAFSRQLLATAGLKVPLYYTQAEVIETLPTPEITLRALVMPAVTQRLDLEAQASRPEVDNLWDEPGHEVTPSIIDGGAIQFQDHHFCLGQISRTLTDLDGPADTSASIQNLRHTLAGILPSLSTLPGHWHRCPVSFSRDGLPLVGSLPGLEGLEVMAGFNGPFVYLPPIAQRFAQAATGQPDQLLNALRPDRFLTEPSREEPSLG; via the coding sequence ATGATGCAAACCTTTGATTGGATTGTCGTTGGCAATGGCCTGGTGGGCGCAGCCGCCAGCTATGAACTCGCTCGCCAGGGGCTATCCGTGCTGCTCGTTGATCAGCGCCTAGATCCCGATAGCGCCACCCGCTACAGCTATGGCGGCATTCCCTACTGGTCGGGCACCTCAGCCCTTACCCGCACCCTCTGCCAAGAGGGCATTGCTAAGCACCGCCAACTGTCAGAGGAACTAGGAGCCAACACCCAATTTCGCGAGCTGGATCTACTGCTGACTGTGGCCCCGGAGGACGACCCCCAGGTTCTCGCGGCTCACTATGCCCAATTTGCGGTGCCGCCCCAGTTCATCAGCCGTGCCGAGGCCCAGGAGCGCGAACCCCTGCTCACTGGCCCTGCGGTGGCCGGAGCCTTTACCGTGCGCCATGGCCATGTTTCCCCGGTGGCGGTGGTGGCGGCCTACAATCAAGCCTTCCATCGCCTGGGGGGAACTCGGCTCATTGCCCAGGTCACGGGCCTGGTGCGGGTTCAGGATCGGGTGACGGGTCTGCTCACCACCGAACAAGCCTATCCGGCCCATCGGGTGCTGGTGGCATCGGGGGCCTTTAGTCGCCAGCTCCTCGCTACGGCAGGGCTGAAGGTGCCCCTCTACTACACCCAGGCCGAGGTGATTGAAACCCTGCCCACACCAGAGATTACCCTACGCGCCCTCGTGATGCCCGCCGTCACCCAGCGCCTGGACCTGGAAGCCCAAGCCAGCCGCCCAGAGGTGGACAATCTCTGGGATGAACCGGGCCATGAAGTGACGCCCTCCATCATCGACGGGGGCGCGATTCAGTTCCAGGATCACCATTTTTGTTTGGGCCAAATTAGCCGCACCCTCACCGATCTAGACGGCCCCGCCGACACCAGCGCCAGCATCCAAAATCTGCGCCATACCCTAGCCGGAATTTTGCCTAGTCTCAGCACCCTACCGGGCCACTGGCACCGCTGCCCCGTGAGTTTCAGCCGTGATGGCCTGCCTTTGGTCGGTTCTCTACCCGGCCTGGAAGGGTTGGAGGTGATGGCGGGCTTCAATGGGCCGTTTGTCTATTTGCCGCCCATTGCCCAGCGGTTTGCCCAAGCCGCCACCGGACAGCCCGACCAACTGCTGAACGCTCTGCGCCCAGACCGCTTTCTGACGGAGCCCAGCCGGGAAGAACCGTCCCTAGGTTGA
- a CDS encoding alternate F1F0 ATPase, F1 subunit alpha, producing MTPTTQPIQAACAEAQALVRQVLTDYRPSLTLREMGEVQSVRPGIARVTGLPGVRADELVYFPSSKPGGTPLLGIAFNLDPDEVGVILLGDSPDLQAGDRVYRTERVMDVPVGEGLLGRVVTAMGEPLDDRGPLNFVERRPVEHEAPAILDRAPVTVPLQTGLKVVDALIPIGRGQRELIIGDRQTGKTAIAIDTILNQQETGVICIYCAIGQRSAAMAKVIATLREQGAMDYTVVVVAAGQDPLGLQYITPYGATTMGEYFMEQGRDVLIVYDDLTHHARTYRELSLLLRRPPGREAYPGDIFYLHSRLLERATHLSPDLGGGSLTALPIIETQAQNLSAYIPTNLISITDGQVYLSPDLFQKSIFPAVDVGKSVSRVGGKTQLPAYQSVAGDLRLSYAQFQEVEVFARFGTQLDEQTRRTLERGRRIRAVLKQRQSEPLTAAAQIAILFAVTSGLLDAVPLDQIDQAQAHLAEAMHRDLPDISAAIHQGQPLTEADLKTLAWTLSQALG from the coding sequence ATGACTCCCACCACCCAGCCCATCCAAGCGGCCTGCGCTGAAGCCCAGGCTCTCGTCCGTCAGGTTTTGACCGACTATCGACCCAGCCTCACCCTGCGGGAGATGGGGGAGGTACAGTCCGTCCGTCCGGGGATTGCCCGCGTGACGGGGTTGCCGGGGGTGCGGGCCGATGAGTTGGTTTATTTCCCCAGTTCTAAGCCGGGGGGCACGCCATTGTTGGGCATCGCCTTCAACCTCGATCCCGATGAGGTGGGGGTGATTTTGCTGGGCGACAGTCCCGACCTCCAGGCCGGAGACCGGGTGTATCGCACCGAGCGGGTGATGGATGTGCCCGTGGGCGAAGGGCTGCTGGGGCGAGTAGTGACGGCGATGGGCGAACCCCTGGATGACCGAGGGCCGCTGAATTTTGTCGAACGGCGTCCGGTGGAGCACGAGGCCCCCGCCATTCTCGACCGGGCTCCGGTGACGGTGCCGCTGCAAACGGGGCTGAAGGTGGTAGATGCGCTGATTCCCATTGGGCGGGGCCAGCGGGAACTGATCATCGGCGACCGCCAAACCGGGAAAACCGCCATCGCCATTGACACTATTCTCAACCAGCAGGAGACGGGGGTAATCTGTATCTACTGCGCCATCGGTCAGCGATCTGCCGCCATGGCCAAGGTGATTGCCACCCTGCGGGAACAGGGCGCGATGGACTACACGGTTGTCGTTGTCGCCGCTGGGCAAGATCCCCTCGGTTTGCAATACATCACCCCCTACGGAGCCACCACCATGGGGGAATACTTCATGGAGCAGGGCCGCGATGTGCTGATCGTCTACGACGACCTCACCCACCACGCCCGCACCTACCGGGAACTATCCCTGCTGCTGCGTCGCCCCCCTGGTCGAGAAGCCTACCCTGGCGATATTTTCTACCTCCATTCGCGGCTGCTAGAACGGGCTACCCACCTCAGCCCCGATCTCGGCGGCGGCTCCCTCACCGCCCTGCCCATTATCGAAACCCAGGCCCAAAACCTCTCGGCCTACATCCCCACCAACCTGATTTCTATCACCGACGGTCAGGTTTACCTCTCCCCCGACCTCTTTCAAAAAAGCATTTTTCCCGCTGTGGATGTGGGCAAATCCGTCTCCCGCGTGGGCGGTAAAACTCAGCTTCCCGCCTACCAATCCGTGGCCGGAGACCTGCGCCTGTCCTACGCCCAGTTTCAAGAGGTAGAAGTCTTTGCCCGCTTTGGCACCCAACTGGATGAACAAACCCGCCGCACCCTAGAACGGGGTCGCCGCATTCGGGCTGTCCTCAAGCAGCGCCAGTCTGAGCCCCTCACTGCCGCCGCCCAAATCGCCATCCTGTTTGCCGTCACCAGCGGCCTGCTGGATGCCGTCCCCCTCGACCAAATCGACCAGGCCCAAGCCCACCTTGCCGAGGCCATGCATCGCGATCTGCCCGATATTTCCGCCGCCATTCACCAGGGCCAGCCCCTCACCGAGGCCGACCTCAAGACCTTGGCCTGGACGCTTTCCCAAGCCCTGGGCTAG
- a CDS encoding HAS-barrel domain-containing protein, whose amino-acid sequence MRLPLSSSAPPRPPDHLAEVIETSTTEFLAQCFDPDGLSFPVMPEFGSWVISQDEESGNRIYGVVYHATTSPIDSVHRARALGLSLEELRQQQPQIFAMLKTEFRVAIMGFQAPNLAGEPTGPIFQYLPPRPPQVHQAVYRCPAEAVLAFTEQLDFLRALLSLTQAPVDSLVAAVVRQGYHLRKLDRDWLVQAGRTLSTLLKDDYDRLRLILSQIHA is encoded by the coding sequence ATGCGGTTGCCCCTGTCCTCATCGGCCCCACCCCGCCCGCCCGATCACCTGGCGGAGGTGATTGAAACCTCGACCACCGAATTTTTGGCCCAGTGTTTTGACCCCGACGGTCTCAGTTTCCCGGTGATGCCAGAGTTTGGCAGTTGGGTCATCTCCCAAGACGAAGAATCGGGCAACCGCATCTATGGGGTGGTCTACCATGCCACCACCAGCCCCATTGATTCGGTGCATCGGGCGCGGGCGCTGGGGCTGTCCTTAGAGGAATTGCGGCAGCAGCAGCCCCAGATTTTTGCCATGCTGAAGACCGAGTTTCGGGTGGCCATTATGGGGTTTCAGGCTCCCAACTTGGCCGGAGAACCCACCGGGCCGATATTTCAATATTTGCCTCCCCGTCCGCCCCAGGTGCACCAGGCGGTTTATCGCTGCCCCGCCGAGGCCGTGCTAGCCTTTACCGAGCAGTTAGATTTTCTGCGTGCCCTCCTCAGCCTCACCCAGGCTCCGGTGGATAGCTTGGTGGCGGCGGTGGTGCGCCAGGGCTACCATCTTCGTAAACTAGATCGCGATTGGCTGGTGCAGGCCGGACGCACCCTCAGCACCCTGCTGAAGGATGACTATGACCGCCTTCGCCTGATCCTCAGCCAAATTCATGCCTAA
- a CDS encoding DUF362 domain-containing protein — protein MSVPVSLIRAQSYDIPALRQSIEALLEPLGGIAQFVKPGDRVLLKPNLLTGARPTQECTTRPEVVYVVAQMVQEVGGKPFLGDSPAFGTAHGVAKANGLLPLAQELNLPIVELHGHRYPTDNPAFDHLRLSKEAMEADVVINLPKVKSHAQLTVTLGAKNLFGCVPGKMKAWWHMEAGKDVERFGTMLVETARLINPALTLVDGIIGHEGNGPSGGDPRELGVLAASADVFAVDRAMVEVLGVDPQTVPTVAQSLRLGYCPDWDDLTFPALTPADLRVEDWRLPDQLLPIDFGMPRVVRSTFKHLYIRYIKEPMAAYAKRSA, from the coding sequence ATGTCGGTTCCGGTCAGTTTGATTCGTGCCCAGTCCTACGATATTCCAGCCCTGCGGCAGTCCATCGAAGCGCTGCTTGAGCCCCTAGGGGGCATAGCCCAGTTTGTGAAGCCAGGGGATCGGGTGCTGCTGAAGCCCAACTTGCTGACGGGGGCGCGGCCCACCCAAGAATGTACCACCCGACCAGAGGTGGTCTATGTGGTGGCGCAAATGGTGCAGGAGGTCGGGGGAAAGCCCTTTTTGGGCGATAGCCCCGCCTTTGGCACGGCCCACGGAGTCGCTAAGGCCAACGGGCTGCTGCCCCTGGCCCAGGAATTAAACCTGCCCATTGTGGAACTGCACGGCCACCGCTACCCCACCGATAACCCCGCCTTTGACCACCTGCGCCTCTCCAAGGAAGCGATGGAGGCCGATGTGGTGATTAACCTGCCCAAGGTGAAGTCCCACGCCCAGCTCACCGTGACCCTGGGGGCCAAGAATCTGTTTGGCTGCGTTCCGGGCAAGATGAAAGCCTGGTGGCACATGGAAGCTGGGAAGGATGTGGAACGCTTTGGCACCATGCTGGTGGAAACGGCGCGGCTAATTAACCCCGCCCTCACCCTTGTGGATGGCATCATTGGCCACGAGGGCAACGGCCCCAGCGGCGGCGATCCGAGGGAATTGGGCGTGCTTGCCGCCAGTGCCGATGTGTTTGCGGTGGATCGGGCCATGGTGGAGGTGTTGGGCGTGGATCCCCAAACCGTGCCCACGGTGGCGCAATCCCTGCGGTTGGGCTATTGCCCCGATTGGGACGACCTCACCTTCCCTGCCCTCACCCCCGCCGACCTGCGCGTCGAGGACTGGCGCTTGCCGGATCAACTCCTGCCCATCGACTTTGGCATGCCCAGGGTGGTGCGGTCTACCTTCAAGCACCTCTACATTCGCTACATCAAAGAACCCATGGCCGCCTACGCCAAGCGATCCGCCTAA
- the rpsF gene encoding 30S ribosomal protein S6 produces the protein MKSYMYETMYILRPDLNDEVVDATIGKYQTMLKDQGGSILETQHRGKRRLAYEIDRNREGIYIQMNYTGPGEMVAPLERAMRLSDDVIRFLTVKQETEAAVAAADADADAE, from the coding sequence ATGAAATCATACATGTACGAAACCATGTACATTCTGCGTCCCGACCTCAATGATGAGGTGGTAGACGCCACCATCGGTAAATATCAAACCATGCTCAAGGATCAGGGCGGGTCTATTCTAGAAACCCAGCACCGGGGCAAGCGTCGTCTAGCCTACGAAATTGACCGCAACCGGGAAGGGATTTACATCCAAATGAACTACACTGGCCCCGGCGAAATGGTTGCTCCCCTAGAGCGAGCCATGCGCCTTAGCGACGATGTGATCCGCTTCCTCACCGTGAAGCAGGAAACCGAAGCCGCTGTAGCCGCAGCTGACGCCGACGCCGACGCCGAGTAG